A single region of the Agromyces sp. Leaf222 genome encodes:
- a CDS encoding Rv3235 family protein → MPARPALRTDARTSASFIDDDEFFGPQASRRNELPEPSAMLQSLTHCVVEVMAGARDLEQLARWVTDDVYRSLSMRVVLANRSRRVKGVAPQRPVFRLGRVISTEPADGVVEAVVLVHQPHRVRAVAIRLEGLDQRWRASAITVL, encoded by the coding sequence ATGCCCGCACGCCCCGCCCTGCGCACCGACGCGCGCACTTCCGCCTCGTTCATCGACGACGACGAGTTCTTCGGTCCGCAGGCGTCCAGGCGCAACGAGCTGCCCGAGCCCTCGGCCATGCTGCAGAGCCTCACGCACTGCGTCGTCGAGGTGATGGCCGGCGCCCGCGACCTCGAGCAGCTCGCCCGGTGGGTGACCGACGACGTCTACCGCAGTCTCTCCATGCGCGTCGTGCTCGCGAACCGCTCGCGACGGGTCAAGGGCGTCGCTCCGCAACGCCCGGTCTTCCGCCTCGGACGCGTCATCTCGACCGAGCCGGCCGACGGCGTGGTCGAGGCCGTGGTGCTCGTGCACCAGCCGCACCGCGTCCGTGCCGTCGCGATCCGCCTCGAGGGCCTCGACCAGCGCTGGCGGGCGAGCGCGATCACCGTGCTCTAG
- the secA gene encoding preprotein translocase subunit SecA: protein MASILEKVLRVGEGRTLKRLQNYAAAINALEDDFKALTDEELKHETVEFRERYASGESLDDLLPEAFAAVREASRRTLGLRHFDVQLMGGAALHLGNIAEMKTGEGKTLVATTAAYLNALASRGVHVITVNDFLASYQSELMGRVFRALGMTTGCIVAGQNPQVRREQYAADITYGTNNEFGFDYLRDNMAWQTADMVQRGHFFAVVDEVDSILIDEARTPLIISGPASGEANRWFAEFANLARRLTPGDDYEVDEKKRTVGVLEAGIEKVEDYLGIDNLYESANTPLISFLNNSIKAKALFKRDKDYVVMNGEVLIVDEHTGRILVGRRYNEGIHQAIEAKEGVQVKAENQTLATVTLQNYFRLYEKLSGMTGTAETEAAEFMSTYKLGVVPIPTNKPMLRLDQPDLVYKNEEIKFAQVVEDIVERHQKGQPVLVGTTSVEKSEYLSRLLAKKGVRHEVLNAKNHAREAAIVAQAGRYGSVTVATNMAGRGTDVMLGGNAEFLAVQQMHERGLSPVETPEEYEAAWDAVFDGVKAEVSTEAERVLEAGGLYVLGTERHESRRIDNQLRGRSGRQGDPGESRFYLSLTDDLMRLFNAGAAESLMSRGVPDDVAIESKVVSRAIRSAQSQVEARNAEIRKNVLKYDDVLNRQREAIYGDRRHVLEGDDLHERTQRFLEDVVDEVLDSHTAEGNPDEWDFDALWTELKTLYPIGITIDEVVAEAGEKGRVNRQFIRTEIMSDAKLAYERREQQLGSPAMRELERRVVLSVIDRRWRDHLYEMDYLKDGIGLRAMAQRDPLVEYQREGYAMFQQMMGSIREETVGFLFNLEVEVAPQGAGATIEAKGLTRPDAPADKLSYTAPSDSGGVEVRNQRGQVQQAATQRARRAVAESQSQPQAPAVEQPRGAFGQRGGEGDAAPQNRAERRAQERKGN from the coding sequence GTGGCTTCGATTCTGGAGAAGGTCCTCCGCGTCGGCGAGGGCCGAACCCTCAAGCGACTGCAGAACTACGCGGCGGCCATCAACGCGCTCGAAGACGACTTCAAGGCCCTCACCGATGAGGAACTGAAGCACGAGACCGTCGAGTTCCGCGAGCGGTACGCGAGCGGCGAGTCGCTCGACGACCTGCTGCCCGAGGCATTCGCCGCGGTCCGCGAGGCGAGCCGCCGCACCCTCGGCCTTCGCCACTTCGACGTGCAGCTCATGGGCGGCGCGGCCCTCCACCTCGGCAACATCGCCGAGATGAAGACCGGTGAGGGCAAGACCCTCGTCGCGACCACGGCCGCGTACCTCAACGCGCTCGCCAGCCGCGGCGTGCACGTCATCACGGTCAACGACTTCCTCGCGAGCTACCAGTCCGAGCTCATGGGCCGCGTGTTCCGCGCCCTCGGCATGACCACCGGATGCATCGTGGCCGGCCAGAACCCGCAGGTGCGCCGCGAGCAGTACGCCGCCGACATCACCTACGGCACGAACAACGAGTTCGGCTTCGACTACCTGCGCGACAACATGGCGTGGCAGACGGCCGACATGGTGCAGCGCGGCCACTTCTTCGCCGTCGTCGACGAGGTCGACTCGATCCTCATCGACGAGGCGCGCACGCCGCTCATCATCTCGGGCCCGGCATCGGGCGAGGCGAACCGCTGGTTCGCCGAGTTCGCGAACCTCGCCCGGCGCCTCACGCCCGGCGACGACTACGAGGTCGACGAGAAGAAGCGCACGGTCGGCGTGCTCGAGGCGGGCATCGAGAAGGTCGAGGACTACCTCGGCATCGACAACCTCTACGAGTCGGCCAACACCCCGCTCATCTCGTTCCTGAACAACTCGATCAAGGCCAAGGCCCTGTTCAAGCGCGACAAGGACTACGTCGTGATGAACGGCGAGGTGCTGATCGTCGACGAGCACACCGGCCGCATCCTCGTCGGGCGCCGCTACAACGAGGGCATCCACCAGGCGATCGAGGCGAAGGAGGGCGTGCAGGTCAAGGCCGAGAACCAGACCCTCGCCACGGTCACGCTGCAGAACTACTTCCGCCTCTACGAGAAGCTCTCGGGCATGACCGGCACCGCCGAGACCGAGGCCGCCGAGTTCATGTCGACCTACAAGCTCGGCGTGGTGCCCATCCCCACGAACAAGCCGATGCTGCGGCTCGACCAGCCCGACCTCGTCTACAAGAACGAAGAGATCAAGTTCGCACAGGTCGTCGAGGACATCGTCGAGCGCCACCAGAAGGGCCAGCCGGTGCTCGTGGGCACCACGAGCGTCGAGAAGAGCGAGTACCTCTCGCGCCTGCTCGCGAAGAAGGGCGTTCGCCACGAGGTGCTGAACGCGAAGAACCACGCCCGCGAGGCCGCCATCGTCGCGCAGGCCGGCCGCTACGGCTCGGTCACCGTCGCCACGAACATGGCCGGCCGCGGCACCGACGTCATGCTCGGCGGCAATGCCGAGTTCCTGGCGGTGCAGCAGATGCACGAGCGCGGGCTCAGCCCCGTCGAGACGCCCGAGGAGTACGAGGCCGCCTGGGACGCCGTGTTCGACGGGGTCAAGGCTGAAGTGTCCACCGAGGCGGAGCGAGTGCTCGAGGCCGGCGGACTCTACGTGCTCGGCACCGAGAGGCACGAGTCGCGCCGCATCGACAACCAGCTCCGCGGCCGTTCGGGCCGTCAGGGCGACCCCGGTGAGAGCCGCTTCTACCTGTCGCTGACCGACGACCTCATGCGGCTGTTCAACGCGGGCGCCGCCGAGAGCCTCATGTCGCGCGGCGTGCCCGACGACGTGGCCATCGAGTCCAAGGTCGTCTCGCGCGCCATCCGTTCGGCGCAGTCGCAGGTCGAGGCGCGCAACGCCGAGATCCGCAAGAACGTGCTCAAGTACGACGACGTGCTGAACCGCCAGCGCGAGGCCATCTACGGCGACCGTCGTCACGTGCTCGAGGGCGACGACCTGCACGAGCGCACCCAGCGCTTCCTCGAAGACGTCGTCGACGAGGTGCTCGACTCGCACACGGCCGAGGGCAACCCCGACGAGTGGGACTTCGACGCCCTCTGGACCGAGCTCAAGACGCTCTACCCGATCGGCATCACGATCGACGAGGTCGTCGCCGAAGCGGGCGAGAAGGGGCGCGTCAACCGCCAGTTCATCCGCACCGAGATCATGTCCGACGCGAAGCTCGCCTACGAGCGTCGCGAACAGCAGCTCGGCAGCCCCGCGATGCGCGAGCTCGAGCGTCGCGTCGTGCTCTCGGTGATCGACCGCCGCTGGCGTGACCACCTCTACGAGATGGACTATCTGAAGGACGGCATCGGCCTGCGTGCCATGGCGCAGCGCGACCCGCTGGTCGAGTACCAGCGCGAGGGCTACGCCATGTTCCAGCAGATGATGGGGTCGATCCGCGAAGAGACCGTCGGCTTCCTCTTCAACCTCGAGGTCGAGGTCGCGCCGCAGGGCGCCGGGGCGACGATCGAGGCCAAGGGGCTCACCAGGCCCGATGCGCCGGCCGACAAGCTCAGCTACACGGCGCCGAGCGACTCGGGCGGCGTCGAGGTGCGCAACCAGCGCGGGCAGGTGCAGCAGGCGGCGACGCAGCGCGCGCGCCGTGCCGTGGCCGAGTCCCAGTCCCAGCCCCAGGCGCCCGCCGTCGAGCAGCCCCGCGGGGCCTTCGGCCAGCGCGGCGGCGAGGGCGATGCGGCACCGCAGAATCGCGCCGAGCGACGCGCCCAGGAGCGCAAGGGCAACTGA
- the hpf gene encoding ribosome hibernation-promoting factor, HPF/YfiA family, translating to MELNIVGRNLGITDRFRTYATEKSEKISNLADRAIQLDVKLSRHHEKNGNTGPDRVELTLVGKGPVVRAEADGSDKYAAFDVALGRLLERIRRAKDRRKVHRGQHRPTSIREATDLGFAEVGVQAARPEVLEQVRTGSIPVIDENTSVPEDDDVYCPVVIRRKVFAVAPMTVDDALSFMELVGHDFYLFVDSESGRPSVVYRRKGWDYGLIGLDENADAFTDDEEVALQRASA from the coding sequence ATGGAACTGAACATCGTCGGACGAAACCTGGGGATCACGGATCGATTCCGTACCTATGCGACCGAGAAGTCGGAGAAGATCTCCAACCTCGCCGACCGAGCCATTCAGCTCGATGTGAAGCTCTCGAGGCACCACGAGAAGAACGGCAACACCGGGCCCGACCGTGTCGAGCTCACCCTCGTCGGCAAGGGGCCCGTCGTTCGGGCCGAGGCCGACGGCTCAGACAAGTACGCGGCGTTCGACGTCGCGCTCGGTCGATTGCTCGAACGCATCCGCCGAGCGAAGGACCGGCGCAAGGTCCATCGCGGTCAACACCGACCGACATCGATCCGCGAAGCCACCGATCTCGGGTTCGCCGAGGTGGGCGTGCAGGCCGCACGACCCGAGGTGCTCGAACAGGTGCGCACCGGATCGATCCCGGTCATCGACGAGAACACGTCCGTGCCCGAAGACGACGACGTGTACTGCCCCGTCGTCATCCGCCGCAAGGTGTTCGCCGTCGCGCCGATGACCGTCGACGACGCGCTCTCGTTCATGGAGCTCGTCGGTCACGACTTCTACCTCTTCGTCGACTCCGAGTCCGGGCGGCCGAGCGTGGTCTACCGCCGCAAGGGCTGGGACTACGGCCTCATCGGGCTCGACGAGAACGCCGACGCGTTCACCGATGACGAAGAGGTCGCCCTGCAGCGCGCGAGCGCCTAG
- a CDS encoding ComF family protein, protein MPEQPAARLVDAARAALAGAVATLMPVACAGCGLPDLAICGDCRAAITVDSATEVSRAGLRVHAGLEYGGVPAALIGAFKDGGRADVARVLAPALSASIRAALAGVPRAASGARGAGLLVATVPSTPAALRARGYRPVPMLLAECGLRPAPVLRLARDRDDQAGLGAEARAANAEGGLVARKRLDGRRFLLVDDVLTTGSTLLEARRALIAAGAGVEALAVLAETPLRLERRSGSSR, encoded by the coding sequence ATGCCCGAGCAGCCCGCCGCACGGCTGGTCGACGCCGCCCGTGCGGCGCTCGCCGGCGCCGTCGCCACGCTGATGCCCGTCGCCTGCGCCGGGTGCGGCCTCCCCGACCTCGCGATCTGCGGCGACTGCCGTGCCGCGATCACCGTGGATTCGGCGACCGAGGTGTCCCGGGCGGGCCTGCGGGTGCATGCGGGCCTCGAGTACGGCGGCGTCCCGGCGGCCCTCATCGGGGCGTTCAAGGACGGCGGGCGGGCGGATGTCGCGAGGGTGCTCGCTCCGGCGCTCTCGGCGTCGATCCGGGCCGCCCTCGCCGGTGTGCCTCGTGCCGCGTCAGGTGCGCGCGGAGCCGGACTCCTCGTGGCGACGGTTCCCTCGACGCCTGCCGCGCTGCGGGCGCGCGGATACCGCCCCGTGCCGATGCTGCTCGCCGAGTGCGGCCTTCGCCCGGCACCGGTGCTCCGGCTCGCGCGCGACCGCGACGACCAGGCCGGGCTCGGCGCCGAGGCCAGGGCGGCGAACGCCGAAGGGGGTCTCGTGGCCCGCAAACGCCTCGACGGACGACGGTTCCTGCTCGTCGACGACGTGCTGACGACGGGGTCCACGCTGCTCGAGGCGCGTCGGGCACTCATCGCCGCGGGTGCCGGCGTCGAGGCGCTGGCCGTGCTCGCCGAGACCCCCCTCCGTCTCGAGCGACGTTCAGGATCCTCTCGGTGA
- a CDS encoding GerMN domain-containing protein, with amino-acid sequence MRRGLLAASALVVALLLSGCVSIPSSGKVQQGDPAPTDASSLDLDILVDPPKVDGTQQEILEGFLTAALSPRGNYQAAKDYLTTAFAGEWQADASVTIDVLADREFQEVTDTERRLVATPAASLGDNGQYEIAPSTAPLDLDYTFEQVDGQWRISSAPAGIVIDQANFAQVFREYTLYFYDPEYRYLVPDSRWFAGRDRAQTSVVQALLAGPAEWLDPGVATAFPEGTELSPAAVPVSGRVAEVSLAGAAFDDLQATQRMQLQLDESLIGSVRNVGSVALVLNGVESDAGVPPNPPVRDPRVDPRPVVFDGETLGYLSTSGDGISPIEGLSEQVAEAAPDGAAIGPDAETAAILDDSGVSVVTAGEEEPLLVDPRSDLITPAVDRAGIVWSVPAGSPSELVWFSSDGQLSGRVEEPWSGSSIAAIEVSRDGTRMLALLGDGTRTHFVVASIERDADGLPIALGSTVLRLAEVEGVPLDVAWIDGRSVASLTRVGDDATRLVTQDLGGFASIRDGPVDGRLLDAGNSLRDVRVLTDSGSLVVQSGVGWQERANGIRFVAAQLPG; translated from the coding sequence ATGCGTAGGGGCCTGCTCGCGGCATCCGCACTGGTGGTGGCACTGCTGCTGAGCGGCTGCGTGTCGATCCCGAGCTCGGGCAAGGTGCAGCAGGGAGACCCCGCGCCGACCGACGCCTCATCGCTCGACCTCGACATCCTCGTCGACCCGCCGAAGGTCGACGGAACGCAGCAGGAGATCCTCGAGGGGTTCCTCACCGCCGCACTCAGTCCGCGCGGCAACTACCAGGCCGCCAAGGACTACCTCACGACCGCGTTCGCCGGCGAGTGGCAGGCCGATGCCAGCGTCACGATCGACGTGCTCGCCGACCGCGAGTTCCAGGAGGTGACCGACACCGAGCGTCGACTCGTCGCCACCCCCGCGGCCTCCTTGGGCGACAACGGGCAGTACGAGATCGCCCCGTCGACCGCGCCGCTCGACCTCGACTACACGTTCGAGCAGGTCGACGGGCAGTGGCGCATCTCGAGCGCCCCGGCCGGCATCGTCATCGACCAGGCGAACTTCGCCCAGGTCTTCCGCGAGTACACGCTGTACTTCTACGACCCCGAGTACCGGTACCTCGTGCCCGATTCGCGATGGTTCGCCGGGCGCGACCGGGCGCAGACGAGCGTCGTGCAGGCCCTGCTCGCCGGCCCCGCCGAGTGGCTCGACCCCGGGGTGGCCACGGCGTTCCCCGAGGGCACCGAGCTCTCGCCGGCTGCGGTGCCGGTCTCCGGCCGCGTCGCCGAGGTCTCGCTCGCCGGGGCCGCGTTCGACGACCTCCAGGCCACGCAGCGCATGCAGCTGCAGCTCGACGAGAGCCTCATCGGCAGCGTGCGCAACGTCGGGTCGGTCGCCCTCGTGCTGAACGGCGTCGAATCGGATGCCGGGGTGCCGCCCAATCCGCCGGTGCGCGATCCCCGGGTCGACCCCCGACCGGTCGTGTTCGACGGCGAGACCCTCGGCTACCTCTCGACGTCGGGCGACGGCATCAGCCCGATCGAGGGGCTGTCGGAGCAGGTCGCCGAGGCCGCACCCGACGGCGCGGCGATCGGCCCCGACGCCGAGACCGCGGCGATCCTCGACGACTCCGGCGTCTCGGTGGTCACGGCGGGCGAAGAGGAGCCGTTGCTCGTCGATCCCCGGTCCGATCTCATCACCCCGGCCGTCGACCGCGCGGGCATCGTGTGGTCGGTCCCGGCAGGTTCGCCGTCCGAACTGGTCTGGTTCTCCTCGGACGGGCAGCTGTCGGGGCGGGTGGAGGAGCCCTGGTCGGGGTCGTCGATCGCGGCGATCGAGGTCTCCCGAGACGGCACGCGCATGCTCGCCCTCCTCGGCGACGGAACGCGCACCCATTTCGTCGTCGCCTCGATCGAGCGCGACGCCGACGGGCTGCCCATCGCGCTCGGCAGCACCGTGCTCCGCCTCGCCGAGGTCGAGGGCGTGCCGCTCGACGTGGCGTGGATCGACGGCAGGTCGGTGGCCTCGCTCACGCGCGTCGGCGACGACGCCACCCGACTCGTCACCCAAGACCTCGGAGGCTTCGCATCCATCCGCGACGGCCCGGTCGACGGCCGGCTGCTCGACGCGGGCAACAGCCTTCGCGACGTGCGCGTGCTGACCGACTCGGGCTCGCTCGTCGTGCAGAGCGGCGTCGGGTGGCAGGAACGGGCCAACGGCATCCGCTTCGTCGCGGCGCAGCTGCCCGGCTGA
- the mtrB gene encoding MtrAB system histidine kinase MtrB → MSSVADDSRAPGSWRDLPRRLLATWRRSLQVRTVFITIGLSSLAILVIGLYISFSVASNLFQDQRSRVLEASNNATTAAQLILDSSDAADRGSLQLLMTATLDTVTRIAGTNDVALFRDPEAPANRDAPPDQLSPDLAGVISSDLRAQVQQHGESQYWQSVALENSTGGTDPGIIVGSVLQVPAGIGRYELYIGYNLAEAEQTLAFMQVTGTVGAIALIALLSAITLVVVRGVIEPIRTTASTSRRLAAGDLGVRIPSRGEDELASLAASFNGMADSLQERIRELAELSVMQQRFVSDVSHELRTPLTTIRLAGDVLYGQREDFAGPTARTVELLHTQTERFERLLGDLLEISRYDAGSVTLATEPTNLVHLAGDVIEAMNGLARERGSELRLEAPGGHLDAAVDPRRIRRIVTNLLGNAIEHGEGRPIVVAVDSNASAIALSVRDYGLGMTAEAAERVFDRFWRADPSRVRTIGGTGLGLAISLEDAVAHGGFLDVWSHPGQGSVFRLTVPRAERTGDELATIESPLPLEPADPEAAGPPPTASIGAILTDDEREVHDA, encoded by the coding sequence ATGTCCTCCGTCGCCGACGACTCGCGTGCCCCCGGCTCGTGGCGCGACCTTCCGCGCCGTCTGCTGGCGACGTGGCGCCGGTCGCTGCAGGTGCGCACCGTCTTCATCACGATCGGCCTCTCGAGCCTCGCGATCCTCGTCATCGGGCTCTACATCTCGTTCAGCGTCGCGTCGAACCTGTTCCAAGACCAGCGCTCGCGCGTGCTCGAGGCCTCGAACAACGCCACCACGGCCGCGCAGCTCATCCTCGACTCCTCCGATGCCGCAGACCGGGGCTCGCTGCAGCTGCTCATGACGGCGACGCTCGACACTGTCACGCGCATCGCCGGCACGAACGACGTGGCGCTCTTCCGCGATCCCGAGGCGCCCGCCAACCGCGATGCCCCGCCCGACCAGCTGAGCCCCGACCTCGCCGGCGTGATCTCGTCGGATCTTCGCGCGCAGGTGCAGCAGCACGGCGAGAGCCAGTACTGGCAGTCGGTCGCCCTCGAGAACTCGACGGGCGGCACCGACCCGGGCATCATCGTGGGCAGCGTGCTGCAGGTGCCCGCCGGCATCGGCCGCTACGAGCTGTACATCGGCTACAACCTCGCCGAGGCCGAACAGACCCTCGCGTTCATGCAGGTCACGGGCACGGTCGGCGCGATCGCGCTCATCGCCCTGCTCAGCGCCATCACGCTCGTCGTCGTGCGCGGCGTGATCGAGCCGATCCGCACGACCGCGTCGACGAGCCGCCGCCTCGCCGCCGGCGACCTCGGCGTGCGCATCCCCTCCCGAGGCGAAGACGAGCTCGCGTCGCTCGCGGCCTCCTTCAACGGCATGGCCGACAGCCTGCAGGAGCGCATCCGCGAGCTCGCCGAGCTCTCGGTCATGCAGCAGCGCTTCGTCTCGGATGTCTCGCACGAACTGCGCACGCCGCTCACGACCATCCGGCTCGCCGGCGACGTGCTCTATGGGCAGCGCGAGGACTTCGCCGGGCCCACCGCGCGCACCGTCGAGCTGCTGCACACCCAGACCGAGCGGTTCGAGCGCCTGCTCGGCGACCTGCTCGAGATCAGCCGGTACGACGCCGGATCGGTGACCCTCGCGACCGAGCCGACGAATCTCGTGCACCTGGCCGGCGACGTGATCGAGGCCATGAACGGGCTCGCCCGCGAGCGCGGATCCGAGCTGCGGCTCGAGGCCCCCGGAGGCCATCTCGACGCCGCCGTCGACCCGCGCCGCATCCGCCGCATCGTCACGAACCTGCTCGGCAACGCCATCGAGCACGGTGAGGGCCGCCCGATCGTCGTCGCGGTCGACAGCAACGCGTCGGCGATCGCCCTCTCGGTGCGCGACTACGGCCTCGGCATGACCGCAGAAGCCGCCGAGCGCGTCTTCGACCGGTTCTGGCGCGCCGACCCGAGCCGGGTGCGCACCATCGGCGGCACCGGGCTCGGCCTGGCGATCTCCCTCGAAGACGCGGTCGCGCACGGCGGTTTCCTCGACGTGTGGTCCCACCCTGGCCAGGGCAGCGTGTTCCGGCTCACCGTGCCGCGCGCGGAACGCACCGGCGACGAGCTCGCGACGATCGAGTCGCCGCTCCCGCTCGAACCCGCCGACCCCGAGGCCGCCGGCCCGCCGCCGACCGCGTCCATCGGGGCGATCCTCACCGACGATGAACGCGAGGTGCACGATGCGTAG
- the mtrA gene encoding MtrAB system response regulator MtrA — protein sequence MTSRVLVVDDDTALAEMIGIVLRTEGFDPVFCGDGSSALAAFRESRPDLVLLDLMLPGLDGIEVCARIRAESGTPIIMLTAKSDTADVVKGLESGADDYMVKPFNPKELVARIRTRLRPTPESSVETYAVGDLTIDAAGHEVRRGDERISLTPLEFDLLLTLASKPQQVFTREMLLEQVWGYHYKADTRLVNVHVQRLRAKVEHDPDNPRIVMTVRGVGYRAGATT from the coding sequence ATGACTTCACGAGTACTCGTCGTCGACGACGACACGGCCCTCGCCGAGATGATCGGCATCGTGCTGCGCACCGAGGGCTTCGATCCGGTCTTCTGCGGCGACGGGTCGAGCGCGCTCGCCGCGTTCCGCGAGAGCCGACCCGACCTCGTGCTCCTCGACCTGATGCTGCCCGGCCTCGACGGCATCGAGGTGTGCGCACGTATCCGGGCGGAGTCCGGCACGCCGATCATCATGCTCACCGCGAAGAGCGACACGGCCGACGTCGTCAAGGGGCTCGAGTCGGGCGCCGACGACTACATGGTCAAGCCGTTCAACCCGAAAGAACTCGTCGCGCGCATCCGAACACGACTGCGCCCGACGCCGGAGTCCTCGGTCGAGACCTATGCGGTCGGCGACCTCACGATCGACGCCGCCGGCCATGAGGTGCGCCGCGGCGACGAGCGCATCTCACTCACGCCGCTCGAGTTCGACCTGCTGCTCACCCTCGCCTCCAAGCCGCAGCAGGTGTTCACGCGCGAGATGCTGCTCGAGCAGGTGTGGGGCTACCACTACAAGGCCGACACCCGGCTCGTGAACGTGCACGTGCAGCGCCTGCGGGCCAAGGTCGAGCACGACCCCGACAACCCGCGCATCGTGATGACCGTGCGCGGCGTCGGCTACCGCGCCGGCGCGACCACCTGA
- a CDS encoding glycerophosphoryl diester phosphodiesterase membrane domain-containing protein, producing the protein MAEHDWRAPGAPEPSPDAAAPTVPVVPPVAPPPAPPVAPPAPPQYGAPAPAPYGAPPPPPPGYGAAPAAPQYAAPQYGAPQYGAPQYGATAPQYGAPGWTAPPKPGLLPLRPLSFGTLLWAPFRTLRRNPAATFGSGLLVQLAAGILAAAVLVPVMIWFIGRLDSASPTEVDELLPGSIAALVLTMLFAVGVSVVAGAFLQGVMIIEVATGTLGEKLTLGALWRRTLPRFGALIAWTLLVTLALLVVLALLVGIVVFGAASSPIGLGVSILVVVLLCLGLAVVGWWIGVRLSLVPSIIVLERAGIATAMRRSWGLTIGYFWRTLGTLLLVGLILNVASQVVVQPISLLGSLLPAIIDPTNTGSAITITVVFAVITGVLSLIIGAITTVVQAAVVGVIYIDLRMRTEGLDLELARHVELRDAGQPVGDPWAVHDDLRSSPVPSGGAPA; encoded by the coding sequence GTGGCCGAACACGACTGGCGAGCGCCCGGAGCGCCCGAGCCGAGCCCCGACGCCGCCGCACCGACCGTGCCGGTCGTCCCTCCGGTCGCACCCCCGCCTGCGCCTCCGGTCGCGCCGCCAGCGCCTCCGCAGTACGGAGCGCCCGCGCCCGCGCCGTACGGGGCGCCGCCGCCCCCGCCACCCGGGTACGGCGCCGCTCCCGCCGCTCCGCAGTACGCCGCTCCGCAGTACGGCGCTCCGCAGTACGGCGCTCCGCAATACGGCGCGACCGCACCGCAGTACGGGGCGCCGGGGTGGACCGCCCCGCCCAAGCCCGGCCTGCTGCCGCTGCGTCCGCTGAGCTTCGGCACCCTGCTCTGGGCCCCGTTCCGCACGCTGCGGCGCAATCCGGCGGCCACGTTCGGCAGCGGCCTGCTCGTGCAGCTCGCCGCCGGCATCCTCGCCGCGGCCGTCCTGGTCCCGGTGATGATCTGGTTCATCGGCCGGCTCGACTCCGCCAGTCCGACCGAGGTCGACGAACTGCTGCCGGGGTCGATCGCGGCGCTCGTGCTCACGATGCTCTTCGCGGTCGGCGTCTCGGTCGTCGCCGGCGCGTTCCTGCAGGGCGTCATGATCATCGAGGTCGCCACGGGCACGCTCGGCGAGAAGCTGACGCTCGGCGCGCTCTGGCGTCGCACGCTGCCGCGCTTCGGCGCCCTGATCGCGTGGACCCTGCTCGTCACGCTCGCCCTGCTCGTCGTGCTCGCGCTGCTCGTGGGCATCGTCGTGTTCGGCGCCGCCTCCTCCCCGATCGGGCTCGGCGTGAGCATCCTCGTGGTCGTGCTGCTCTGCCTCGGCCTGGCGGTCGTCGGGTGGTGGATCGGCGTGCGGCTCTCGCTCGTTCCGAGCATCATCGTGCTCGAGCGCGCCGGCATCGCGACGGCGATGCGCCGCTCGTGGGGCCTCACGATCGGGTACTTCTGGCGCACCCTCGGCACGCTGCTGCTCGTCGGGCTCATCCTGAACGTCGCCTCGCAGGTCGTCGTGCAGCCCATCTCGCTCCTCGGCAGCCTGCTGCCCGCGATCATCGACCCGACGAACACGGGCTCCGCGATCACGATCACGGTCGTCTTCGCCGTCATCACCGGCGTGCTCTCGCTCATCATCGGCGCGATCACGACGGTCGTGCAGGCGGCCGTGGTCGGCGTCATCTACATCGACCTGCGCATGCGCACCGAGGGCCTCGACCTCGAGCTCGCACGCCACGTCGAACTGCGCGACGCCGGGCAGCCGGTCGGCGATCCGTGGGCCGTGCACGACGACCTCCGTTCGAGCCCGGTGCCGTCCGGAGGCGCTCCCGCATGA
- a CDS encoding DUF4129 domain-containing protein, with translation MIAAAAVRALGIGAEPLDPDADEARRWLLDELSNPRYRAAEPNAFDRFAQAIRDWFLDLLSGAGAVPGEVVALLVVLAALVLVVVGLLVFGLPRLRRRRRAADLPSFAGDLRDAATIRRSADAAARDRDWPLAIEERFRALVRDLVERELVHVHPGTTARAVADAAARPFPDARPSLADAASAFDDVRYLGAPGDAATYERMTALDRELAAARPARPAGSAAAVGADGGFEAVR, from the coding sequence ATGATCGCGGCCGCGGCGGTCCGCGCGCTCGGGATCGGGGCGGAACCGCTCGATCCCGATGCCGACGAGGCGCGCCGCTGGCTGCTCGACGAACTGTCGAATCCGCGGTACCGCGCGGCCGAGCCGAACGCGTTCGACCGATTCGCGCAGGCGATCCGCGACTGGTTCCTCGACCTGCTGAGCGGTGCGGGGGCCGTGCCGGGCGAGGTGGTCGCGCTGCTCGTCGTGCTCGCGGCGCTCGTGCTCGTCGTCGTCGGCCTGCTCGTCTTCGGCCTTCCGAGGCTCCGCCGTCGCCGTCGCGCTGCCGACCTCCCGTCGTTCGCGGGCGACCTGCGCGATGCCGCGACGATCCGCCGCTCGGCCGACGCCGCGGCTCGCGACCGCGATTGGCCGCTCGCGATCGAGGAGCGGTTCCGCGCCCTGGTCCGCGATCTCGTCGAGCGCGAACTCGTGCACGTGCACCCGGGCACGACCGCGAGGGCGGTGGCGGATGCCGCGGCCCGGCCGTTCCCCGACGCCCGCCCTTCGCTCGCAGACGCGGCCTCCGCCTTCGACGACGTGCGGTATCTCGGGGCCCCCGGCGATGCGGCGACCTACGAGCGGATGACGGCCCTCGACCGCGAACTGGCGGCGGCACGACCGGCGCGCCCCGCCGGCTCGGCGGCCGCGGTCGGCGCCGACGGCGGCTTCGAGGCCGTGCGATGA